A DNA window from Vespula vulgaris chromosome 18, iyVesVulg1.1, whole genome shotgun sequence contains the following coding sequences:
- the LOC127070550 gene encoding cofilin/actin-depolymerizing factor homolog isoform X2 translates to MASGVTVADVCKTTYEEIKKDKKHRYVIFYIKDEKQIDVEVIGPRDAAYDAFLEDLQKGGSGECRYGLFDFEYTHQCQGTSEASKKQKLFLMSWCPDTAKVKKKMLYSSSFDALKKSLVGVQKYIQATDLSEASEEAVEEKLRATDRN, encoded by the exons gCGTCAGGAGTAACCGTGGCGGACGTCTGCAAGACGACgtacgaagaaataaagaaggacaAAAAACACCGATACGTGATCTTTTACATTAAAGATGAAAAACAGATCGACGTGGAAGTCATTGGACCTCGTGACGCGGCCTACGATGCTTTCCTGGAAGACTTGCAGAAAGGTGGAAGTGGCGAATGTCGTTATGGTCTATTCGACTTCGAATATACCCACCAGTGTCAGGGTACTTCCGAA gcTTCCAAAAAACAGAAACTCTTCTTGATGTCGTGGTGTCCTGACACGGCCAAAGTTAAGAAGAAGATGTTGTACTCGAGTTCGTTCGACGCTCTGAAGAAGTCCTTAGTAGGTGTGCAAAAGTATATACAGGCGACAGACCTTTCGGAGGCTTCCGAAGAAGCTGTCGAAGAAAAGCTTCGAGCTACCGACAGGAATTAG